Proteins from one Azospirillum brasilense genomic window:
- a CDS encoding cobalt-precorrin-5B (C(1))-methyltransferase yields the protein MDEHSATENGVDGEEGNGEGNSDGKALRRGWTTGACATAAARAACGALFSGDFPDPVTVTLPGGQTPAFALAWTARGDGWAAAGVVKDAGDDPDVTHGALIRARVSRAEPGQGVVFRAGEGVGTVTRPGLPVPVGEPAINPVPRAMIRQAVAEAAALAGEAPDAVVEVSVDNGEALARRTMNPRLGILGGLSILGTTGIVVPYSCAAWIASIQRGVDVARAAGLGHVAACTGDTSEKAVVARYGLPEHALLDMGDFAGGTLKYLRRHPIPRLTLCGGFAKFGKLARGLLDLHSKRGSVDLDWLADRMAELGAAPDTVAEARAANTAAHVLAIAKEAGLPLADRVAALAQRTALDTLDGAPVAVEVLVTDRQGNIVGTSGWAGP from the coding sequence ATGGACGAGCACTCAGCGACGGAAAACGGTGTGGACGGCGAAGAGGGGAACGGCGAAGGAAACAGCGACGGCAAGGCGCTGCGGCGGGGCTGGACGACGGGCGCCTGCGCCACCGCCGCGGCGCGCGCGGCCTGCGGGGCGCTGTTCTCCGGCGACTTCCCCGATCCGGTCACGGTAACCCTGCCCGGCGGCCAGACGCCAGCCTTCGCGCTCGCCTGGACGGCGCGCGGCGACGGCTGGGCGGCGGCGGGGGTGGTCAAGGACGCCGGCGACGACCCGGACGTCACCCACGGCGCGCTGATCCGCGCCCGCGTCAGCCGCGCCGAACCGGGCCAGGGCGTCGTCTTCCGCGCGGGCGAGGGGGTGGGCACGGTGACCCGCCCCGGCCTGCCGGTCCCGGTCGGCGAACCCGCCATCAACCCGGTGCCCCGCGCCATGATCCGCCAAGCGGTCGCGGAGGCCGCGGCGCTGGCCGGCGAGGCTCCCGACGCCGTCGTCGAAGTCTCGGTCGATAATGGGGAAGCGCTGGCCCGCCGCACCATGAACCCGCGGCTGGGCATCCTTGGCGGGCTGTCGATCCTGGGGACGACGGGGATCGTCGTGCCCTATTCCTGCGCGGCCTGGATCGCCTCGATCCAGCGCGGAGTCGATGTGGCGCGGGCGGCCGGGCTGGGCCACGTCGCGGCCTGCACCGGCGACACCTCGGAAAAGGCGGTCGTCGCGCGCTACGGCCTGCCGGAGCACGCGCTGCTTGACATGGGGGATTTCGCGGGGGGCACGCTGAAGTACCTGCGCCGCCACCCGATCCCGCGCCTGACCCTGTGCGGCGGCTTCGCCAAGTTCGGCAAGCTGGCGCGCGGCCTGCTCGACCTGCATTCCAAGCGCGGCAGCGTCGATCTTGACTGGCTGGCCGACCGCATGGCCGAGCTGGGCGCTGCCCCCGACACCGTGGCCGAGGCCCGCGCCGCCAACACTGCCGCGCACGTCCTGGCCATTGCCAAGGAGGCCGGCCTGCCGCTGGCCGACCGCGTGGCGGCGCTGGCCCAGCGCACGGCGCTGGACACGCTCGACGGCGCCCCCGTGGCTGTCGAGGTGCTGGTCACCGACCGCCAGGGCAACATCGTCGGAACGTCCGGGTGGGCGGGCCCCTGA
- the cobM gene encoding precorrin-4 C(11)-methyltransferase, whose protein sequence is MTVHFIGAGPGAPDLLTLRGRDLIASCPVCLYAGSLVPKEIIAHAPPGARIIDTAPLTLDQIVAEFKAAHAAGQDVARLHSGDLSVYSALGEQTRALRELGIPYDITPGVPAFAAASAALGRELTLPEVSQTLILTRTEGRASAMPANETLEVLGRSGATLAIHLSIHVIDRVVERLTPLYGADCPAAVVYRASWPDERVLRGTLADIAALVAESPMERTALILVGPALGVEDFRCSALYDGSHARRYRGLGE, encoded by the coding sequence ATGACCGTGCATTTCATCGGCGCCGGACCGGGCGCGCCCGACCTGCTGACCCTGCGCGGGCGCGACCTGATCGCGTCCTGCCCGGTCTGTCTCTACGCGGGGTCGCTGGTGCCGAAGGAGATCATCGCCCACGCTCCGCCGGGCGCCCGGATCATCGACACCGCCCCGCTGACGCTCGACCAGATCGTCGCCGAGTTCAAGGCCGCGCACGCGGCCGGGCAGGACGTGGCGCGGCTGCATTCCGGCGACCTGTCGGTCTACAGCGCGCTCGGCGAGCAGACGCGGGCGCTGCGCGAGCTGGGAATCCCCTACGACATCACGCCCGGCGTGCCGGCCTTCGCCGCGGCGTCGGCCGCGCTGGGGCGGGAGCTGACCCTGCCGGAGGTCAGCCAGACGCTGATTTTGACACGGACGGAGGGCCGGGCCTCGGCCATGCCGGCGAACGAGACGCTGGAGGTGCTGGGGCGGTCGGGCGCGACGCTGGCCATCCACCTGTCGATCCACGTGATCGACCGGGTGGTGGAGCGGCTGACCCCGCTCTATGGCGCCGATTGCCCGGCGGCGGTGGTCTACCGGGCGAGCTGGCCGGACGAGCGCGTGCTGCGCGGCACGCTGGCCGACATCGCCGCCCTGGTGGCGGAGTCGCCCATGGAGCGCACCGCCCTGATCCTGGTCGGCCCGGCGCTGGGGGTGGAGGATTTCCGGTGCAGCGCGCTCTACGACGGGTCGCATGCGCGCCGCTACCGGGGGCTGGGGGAGTGA
- a CDS encoding cobalamin biosynthesis protein: protein MTAHRIIAAGIGCRAGCPGDEIAGLVRAALEEAALDETARRAVQLAAPMRKRNEAGVAEAARRLALPLQFVDDSALMAAQDRVQTRSARVEAAVGVASVAEAAALAAAGPGSTLLLPRRSTPRATCALAISGEVSA, encoded by the coding sequence GTGACGGCGCATCGAATCATCGCGGCGGGCATCGGTTGCCGGGCCGGCTGCCCCGGTGACGAGATCGCCGGGCTGGTCCGCGCCGCCTTAGAGGAGGCCGCGCTGGACGAGACCGCGCGCCGCGCCGTGCAATTGGCGGCACCGATGCGCAAGCGCAACGAAGCCGGCGTGGCGGAGGCGGCGCGGCGGCTCGCCTTGCCGCTCCAGTTCGTTGACGATTCAGCGTTGATGGCGGCTCAGGACCGGGTGCAGACCCGCTCCGCCCGTGTCGAGGCCGCGGTGGGCGTCGCCTCGGTCGCGGAGGCCGCAGCGCTGGCCGCCGCCGGGCCGGGCTCCACCCTTCTGCTGCCGCGCCGTTCCACCCCGCGCGCCACCTGCGCGCTGGCGATTTCTGGGGAAGTTTCCGCATGA
- a CDS encoding bifunctional cobalt-precorrin-7 (C(5))-methyltransferase/cobalt-precorrin-6B (C(15))-methyltransferase, whose translation MNSTAAGRWLSVVGIGEDGWDGLSPAARALVEGAELLAGGARHLALVPELNGQERLPWPSPLSDAYPALLARRGRRVCVLASGDPSWYGIGATLSKLVPAEELSIVPAPSSFSLAAARLGWPLQDCGTLTVHGRPLELVIPHLQPGVRLLVLCWDGTTPAKLAALLTARGFGPSRLTALESMGGPRERSIVATADAWSAERVADLNTLAVECLAVPGARALPRAPGLPDDWFEHDGQITKREIRAVTLSWLAPRRGELLWDIGAGSGSIGVEWMLSDPANRAIAVEHKADRAARIPANATAFGVPGLELVRGKAPEALDGLPAPDAVFIGGGLTNDGVLDACWSALKPGGRIVANAVTLESEAMLIATHKRLGGQLSQIAVSRAAPIGGFTGWRPLMPVTLWLAEKPL comes from the coding sequence ATGAATAGCACGGCAGCGGGGCGTTGGCTGAGCGTCGTCGGCATCGGCGAGGACGGGTGGGACGGTCTGTCGCCCGCCGCCCGCGCGCTGGTGGAAGGCGCGGAGCTGCTGGCCGGCGGCGCCCGCCATCTGGCGCTGGTGCCTGAGTTGAACGGACAGGAGCGCCTACCCTGGCCCTCCCCCCTGTCGGACGCCTACCCCGCCCTGCTGGCGCGGCGCGGCCGGCGGGTCTGTGTTCTGGCGAGCGGCGACCCGTCCTGGTACGGCATCGGCGCCACCCTGTCGAAACTCGTTCCGGCTGAGGAACTGTCGATCGTCCCGGCTCCGTCATCCTTCAGCCTCGCCGCCGCCCGCCTGGGCTGGCCGCTGCAGGACTGCGGCACCCTGACGGTGCACGGACGCCCGCTGGAGCTGGTCATTCCGCATCTGCAACCGGGCGTGCGGCTGCTGGTTCTGTGCTGGGACGGAACGACTCCGGCCAAGCTGGCGGCGCTGCTGACGGCGCGCGGCTTCGGACCGTCGCGCCTGACCGCTCTGGAATCCATGGGCGGCCCTCGCGAACGCAGCATCGTTGCGACGGCGGACGCGTGGTCGGCGGAGCGGGTGGCCGATCTCAACACACTGGCGGTGGAGTGCCTCGCCGTGCCCGGCGCCCGCGCCCTGCCCCGCGCGCCGGGCCTGCCCGACGACTGGTTCGAGCATGACGGCCAGATCACCAAGCGCGAAATCCGCGCCGTCACCCTGTCCTGGCTGGCCCCGCGCCGCGGCGAGCTGCTGTGGGACATCGGCGCCGGCTCCGGCTCCATCGGCGTCGAATGGATGCTGAGCGACCCGGCCAACCGCGCCATCGCCGTGGAGCACAAGGCCGACCGCGCCGCCCGAATTCCCGCCAACGCCACCGCCTTCGGCGTGCCGGGGCTGGAGCTGGTGCGCGGCAAGGCGCCGGAGGCACTGGACGGCTTGCCGGCGCCGGACGCCGTGTTCATCGGCGGCGGGCTGACCAACGACGGCGTGCTGGACGCCTGCTGGTCGGCGCTGAAGCCCGGCGGGCGGATCGTCGCCAACGCCGTGACGCTGGAAAGCGAGGCGATGCTGATCGCCACGCACAAGCGGCTGGGCGGGCAGTTGTCGCAGATCGCCGTCAGCCGCGCCGCGCCCATCGGCGGCTTCACCGGCTGGCGCCCACTGATGCCCGTGACGCTGTGGCTGGCGGAGAAGCCGCTGTGA
- a CDS encoding cobalt-precorrin-6A reductase codes for MKALILGGTTEATALARLLSGHPRIDATVSLAGRTKQPVLPPLPTRIGGFGGVDGLAAHLVEAGIGAVVDATHPFADQISANAAAACARVGVPLLVLTRKPWQPGEGDRWIGVPDMAAAAEALRPLGGNVFLTIGRQEVAAFEAVPDKRYLIRAVDPPEPAPSLPDYRLILDRGPFTLEGECALLEKHRVDVIVSKNSGGSATEAKLEAARRRGIPVVMVERPQGNGVAEVHDAAAALRWLEGL; via the coding sequence ATGAAGGCGCTGATTCTGGGTGGCACCACCGAGGCCACGGCGCTGGCCCGCCTGCTCAGCGGCCATCCGCGCATCGACGCGACGGTGTCGCTGGCCGGGCGCACCAAGCAGCCGGTCCTGCCGCCCCTGCCGACCCGCATCGGCGGTTTCGGCGGCGTGGACGGGCTGGCGGCGCATCTTGTGGAGGCCGGCATCGGCGCGGTGGTGGACGCCACGCACCCCTTCGCCGACCAGATCTCCGCCAACGCCGCGGCGGCCTGCGCGCGGGTGGGCGTGCCGCTGCTGGTGCTGACCCGCAAGCCGTGGCAACCGGGCGAGGGCGACCGCTGGATCGGCGTGCCCGACATGGCGGCCGCCGCCGAGGCGCTGCGCCCGCTGGGCGGGAACGTCTTCCTGACCATCGGCCGGCAGGAGGTCGCGGCCTTCGAGGCGGTGCCGGACAAGCGCTACCTGATCCGCGCCGTCGATCCGCCGGAACCGGCACCGAGCCTGCCCGATTACCGTCTGATCCTCGACCGCGGCCCCTTCACGCTGGAGGGGGAGTGCGCCCTGCTGGAGAAGCATCGGGTGGATGTCATCGTCAGCAAAAACAGCGGCGGGAGTGCCACCGAAGCGAAGCTGGAGGCTGCACGGCGCCGGGGCATTCCCGTGGTGATGGTCGAACGCCCACAGGGTAATGGCGTGGCCGAGGTGCACGACGCGGCGGCGGCACTCAGGTGGTTGGAGGGGCTGTAG
- the cobJ gene encoding precorrin-3B C(17)-methyltransferase: MTGWLKVVGLGPGTEDWLTPEARRDLAEATDLVGYFPYVDRVPPGPQVRHASDNRVELDRARHALELAAEGRRVAVVSGGDPGIFAMAAAVFEALDDPAAPAAWHRVPLSVDPGISAMQAAAARAGAPLGHDFCAISLSDNLKPWEVVLKRLRLAAEADFVIALYNPISRARPWQLGAAFDALRDHRSAETPVILARAVGRPDEALTITTLGAVDAAQADMRTCVIIGASHTRLVPREGAQPWVYTPRSYAVRG; this comes from the coding sequence ATGACAGGATGGCTGAAGGTCGTCGGGCTCGGCCCCGGCACCGAGGACTGGCTGACCCCGGAGGCCCGGCGCGATCTGGCGGAGGCGACCGACCTCGTCGGCTATTTCCCCTATGTGGACCGGGTGCCGCCGGGGCCGCAGGTGCGCCACGCCTCCGACAACCGGGTGGAGCTGGACCGCGCCCGCCACGCCCTTGAACTGGCGGCGGAAGGCCGCCGGGTGGCGGTGGTGTCGGGCGGCGATCCCGGAATCTTCGCCATGGCCGCCGCGGTGTTCGAGGCGCTGGACGATCCGGCGGCACCCGCGGCGTGGCACCGCGTGCCGCTGTCGGTCGACCCCGGCATCTCCGCGATGCAGGCGGCGGCGGCGCGGGCCGGCGCACCGCTCGGCCATGATTTCTGCGCCATCTCGCTGTCCGACAATCTGAAGCCATGGGAGGTGGTGCTGAAGCGCCTGCGTCTGGCGGCAGAGGCGGATTTTGTCATCGCGCTCTACAACCCGATCAGCCGCGCCCGTCCCTGGCAGCTCGGCGCCGCCTTCGACGCGCTGCGCGACCACCGCTCGGCCGAGACGCCGGTGATCCTCGCCCGGGCGGTCGGACGCCCCGACGAGGCGCTGACGATCACGACGCTGGGTGCGGTGGACGCGGCGCAGGCCGACATGCGGACCTGCGTCATCATCGGCGCCTCGCACACACGGCTGGTGCCGCGCGAGGGCGCGCAGCCGTGGGTCTACACGCCGCGCAGCTATGCGGTGCGGGGGTGA
- a CDS encoding precorrin-2 C(20)-methyltransferase has product MSNEPQNTGISTGTLYGVSVGPGDPDLMTVRAMRTIGACPVVAYFCKRGTSGQARRIADGCITAEHIELPMVYPVTVELPPSHPDYGRQIEAFFDESAERLAEHLAAGRSIAALNEGDAFFYGSFMHLFLRLASRFPTEVVPGVTSMMCSASLLPRPLTLRDDVLSVIPGTLGEEALLRALRNADAAVIMKLGQNLPKVRRAVEAAGLADRAWYIERASMADQRVMPFREAPETAPYFSQIVIPGEGLRR; this is encoded by the coding sequence ATGAGCAACGAACCGCAAAACACCGGCATCTCCACTGGCACTCTCTACGGCGTCAGCGTCGGCCCCGGCGACCCGGACCTGATGACCGTCCGCGCCATGCGCACCATCGGCGCCTGCCCGGTGGTCGCCTATTTCTGCAAGCGCGGCACCTCCGGACAGGCGCGGCGCATCGCCGACGGCTGCATCACGGCGGAACACATCGAACTGCCGATGGTCTATCCGGTGACGGTCGAGCTGCCGCCCAGCCACCCCGACTACGGCCGCCAGATCGAGGCCTTCTTCGACGAGTCCGCCGAGCGGCTGGCCGAGCATCTCGCCGCCGGGCGCTCCATCGCCGCGCTGAACGAGGGCGACGCCTTCTTCTACGGCAGCTTCATGCACCTGTTCCTGCGGCTGGCCTCGCGCTTTCCGACGGAGGTGGTGCCGGGCGTGACCTCGATGATGTGCAGCGCCTCGCTGCTGCCGCGCCCGCTGACCCTGCGCGACGACGTGCTGTCGGTCATCCCCGGCACGCTGGGGGAGGAGGCGCTTCTGCGCGCGCTGCGCAACGCCGATGCCGCGGTCATCATGAAGTTGGGCCAGAACCTGCCGAAGGTCCGCCGCGCCGTGGAGGCCGCCGGGCTGGCCGACCGCGCCTGGTACATCGAGCGGGCGAGCATGGCGGACCAGCGCGTGATGCCCTTCCGCGAGGCGCCGGAGACAGCCCCCTACTTCTCGCAGATTGTCATCCCCGGCGAAGGGCTGCGGCGATGA
- a CDS encoding precorrin-8X methylmutase, with the protein MSAEPLYDYIRDGAAIYRQSFATIRAEADLSAIPNDLKAVAVRVIHACGMVDAARDLMFSHDVGKAARAALRGGAAILCDSEMVAHGITRARLPADNPVVCTLRDPAVPELAKQVENTRSAAALELWVPRLAGSVVAIGNAPTALFKLLEMIRDGAPKPAAVLGFPVGFVGAAESKDALAEAPFGLPFLAIKGRRGGSAMAAAAVNALASDVE; encoded by the coding sequence GTGTCCGCTGAGCCGCTTTACGACTACATCCGCGATGGAGCGGCCATCTACCGCCAGTCCTTCGCCACCATCCGGGCGGAGGCCGACCTCTCGGCCATCCCCAACGACCTGAAGGCGGTGGCGGTGCGCGTCATCCACGCCTGCGGCATGGTGGACGCGGCCCGGGACCTAATGTTCTCCCACGACGTGGGGAAGGCGGCGCGGGCGGCTCTGCGCGGCGGCGCGGCGATCCTCTGCGACAGCGAGATGGTCGCCCACGGCATCACGCGGGCGCGCCTGCCGGCCGACAACCCCGTCGTCTGCACCCTGCGCGACCCGGCGGTGCCGGAGCTTGCCAAACAGGTCGAAAACACCCGCTCCGCCGCCGCGCTGGAGCTGTGGGTGCCCCGGCTCGCGGGTTCCGTCGTCGCCATCGGCAACGCGCCGACCGCCCTGTTCAAGCTGCTGGAGATGATCCGCGACGGCGCGCCGAAGCCGGCGGCGGTGCTGGGCTTCCCGGTCGGCTTCGTGGGTGCGGCGGAAAGCAAGGACGCGCTGGCCGAGGCGCCCTTCGGCCTGCCCTTCCTGGCGATCAAGGGCCGGCGCGGCGGCAGCGCCATGGCGGCGGCGGCGGTCAACGCCCTGGCGAGCGACGTGGAATAA
- the cobG gene encoding precorrin-3B synthase encodes MSAITQLRNPPRRRGMCPGVLAPMEVGDGLLVRVRVPAGVLPAASAKRIAELGRRYGNGLVDLSHRGNLQLRGVTAADMAVLIAELRALGYVSADAESEAVRNVLTSPTAGLDGTAVLDVRPYALALDARLAADRDLHRLPPKFGWLVDGGGQATLFDSSTDVRFDAVEGAVDGPLFRVGLGGDFKKAALLGHCRPDDLVELAAALARAFLELRQTLAEPPRRMAGLVKALGVEMLRERVAAWLLTCPHPSHAAHGPLPSPAPQEREVQSPPLRSGGGSGWGQTPPTRLVLGTQPKWLGVAFPFGRLDVDKLEALAALTVEIRITPWRALLLAAPQDDAANTAKTLGGILDHQDIRLKLTACSGVTGCDVGTTDTHADGLAIAERAAGLLEAVRMVHVSGCAKGCAHPGAADVTLTARDGVYDVALNAAPGGTPWRSSLTPSEAINAVASLSGADLSVEELSRVR; translated from the coding sequence ATGAGCGCGATCACCCAACTCCGCAACCCTCCCCGCCGGCGCGGCATGTGCCCCGGCGTTCTGGCCCCCATGGAGGTCGGCGACGGTCTGCTGGTCCGCGTGCGCGTCCCGGCGGGGGTGCTTCCCGCCGCGTCGGCGAAACGGATCGCGGAGCTGGGACGTCGTTACGGCAACGGACTGGTCGATCTCAGCCACCGCGGCAACCTGCAACTGCGCGGCGTCACCGCGGCGGACATGGCGGTGCTGATCGCCGAGCTTCGCGCGCTCGGCTACGTCTCGGCGGACGCCGAGAGCGAGGCGGTGCGCAACGTGCTGACCTCCCCTACCGCCGGGCTGGACGGGACGGCGGTGCTGGACGTGCGGCCCTACGCCCTGGCGCTCGACGCCCGGCTGGCGGCGGACCGGGACCTCCACCGGCTGCCGCCGAAGTTCGGCTGGCTGGTCGACGGCGGCGGGCAGGCCACTCTGTTTGACAGCAGCACCGACGTGCGCTTCGACGCGGTGGAGGGGGCGGTGGACGGGCCGCTGTTCCGCGTCGGGTTGGGGGGTGATTTCAAGAAGGCCGCGCTGCTGGGTCACTGCCGCCCCGACGATCTGGTGGAGCTTGCCGCGGCGCTGGCGCGGGCCTTCCTGGAGCTTCGCCAGACCCTGGCCGAGCCCCCGCGGCGCATGGCCGGGCTGGTCAAGGCGCTGGGGGTGGAGATGTTGCGGGAGCGGGTGGCAGCGTGGTTGCTCACTTGCCCCCACCCTTCCCATGCTGCGCATGGGCCCCTTCCCTCCCCCGCTCCGCAGGAGAGGGAGGTTCAATCCCCTCCCCTGCGCAGCGGGGGAGGGTCAGGGTGGGGGCAAACGCCGCCCACCCGACTCGTCCTCGGCACCCAACCCAAATGGCTGGGCGTCGCCTTCCCCTTCGGCCGCCTCGACGTCGACAAGCTGGAGGCGCTGGCCGCCCTCACCGTTGAGATCCGCATCACCCCCTGGCGCGCCCTGCTGCTGGCCGCCCCGCAGGACGACGCCGCGAACACAGCAAAAACCCTCGGCGGCATCCTCGACCACCAAGACATCCGCCTGAAGCTCACCGCCTGCAGCGGGGTCACCGGCTGCGACGTCGGCACCACCGACACTCACGCGGACGGCCTCGCCATCGCCGAGCGCGCGGCGGGCTTGCTGGAGGCGGTGCGGATGGTGCATGTCTCCGGCTGCGCGAAGGGCTGCGCCCATCCCGGCGCGGCGGATGTCACGCTCACCGCGCGGGACGGCGTCTATGACGTCGCGCTGAACGCCGCCCCCGGCGGCACGCCCTGGCGGTCCAGCCTGACGCCGTCCGAGGCTATAAATGCCGTTGCCTCTTTGTCTGGGGCCGATCTGTCTGTTGAGGAGTTGTCCCGTGTCCGCTGA